From Phycodurus eques isolate BA_2022a chromosome 13, UOR_Pequ_1.1, whole genome shotgun sequence, a single genomic window includes:
- the abhd4 gene encoding (Lyso)-N-acylphosphatidylethanolamine lipase: MDPTPTTTAPLQGDSETGASSIWSWWPSWRPTSMSLLKATESKILSCIQNNLWARFVTLPSQDRIWTLTLTDKTGPKPEEQDSKMPLVMVHGFGGGVGLWIRNLDALSRSRPVYAFDLLGFGRSSRPSFPSDAAKAEEQFVNSIEQWRQSVGLENMILLGHSLGGYLATSYAIQYPSRVSHLILVDPWGFPERPQIRSHEIQGQATELVKRPSPPRWVKAIISVVSLFNPLAVIRAAGPWGPGLVNRFRPDFKRKFEDLFDDDTMAQYIYHCNAQPPSGEVGFRAMAESLGWAKRPMLQRVPLLPSSMPLTMLYGAQSWVDSSSGDNVVQVRSPARTKVLLINDASHHVYADQPERFNRVVENICNSVN, translated from the exons GGCAAGTTCTATTTGGAGCTGGTGGCCTTCCTGGCGTCCAACATCCATGTCCTTATTGAAGGCCACAGAGAGCAAGATTCTTAGCT GTATTCAAAATAATCTATGGGCCAGGTTTGTGACTCTTCCAAGTCAAGATCGAATATGGACTCTGACCCTGACCGACAAAACAGGTCCAAAACCCGAAGAGCAAG ATTCTAAAATGCCACTGGTGATGGTCCATGGTTTTGGAGGAGGGGTGGGACTATGGATTAGGAACCTGGATGCACTGAGCCGGTCACGGCCTGTTTATGCCTTCGACCTCCTGGGTTTCGGTAGGAGCTCCCGACCTTCTTTCCCTTCTGATGCTGCCAAAGCAGAGGAGCAGTTTGTCAACTCCATAGAACAGTGGAGACAGTCTGTAGGTTTGGAGAACATGATTCTGCTGGGCCACAGCCTGGGCGGGTATCTGGCTACATCATACGCCATCCAATACCCTTCGAG AGTGTCTCATCTTATCCTGGTTGATCCGTGGGGTTTCCCTGAGAGACCACAGATCCGGAGCCATGAAATTCAAGGTCAGGCCACAGAGTTGGTAAAGAGGCCATCTCCACCTCGCTGGGTGAAGGCTATTATTTCAGTAGTTTCCCTCTTCAATCCTCTGGCTGTCATCAGAGCAGCAGGCCCATGGG GTCCGGGATTGGTCAATCGATTTCGTCCcgatttcaaaaggaaatttgaAGATCTGTTTGATGATGACACTATGGCACAGTACATCTACCATTGTAACGCACAGCCCCCGAG CGGCGAGGTGGGTTTCCGGGCCATGGCTGAGTCTTTGGGTTGGGCGAAGAGACCTATGCTGCAGCGGGTCCCTCTGCTACCCAGCTCCATGCCACTCACCATGCTGTATGGAGCCCAGTCATGGGTTGATAGTTCGTCCGGGGACAATGTGGTCCAGGTTAGGAGCCCCGCTCGCACCAAAGTGCTG CTGATAAATGATGCCTCTCACCACGTGTATGCTGATCAACCGGAGAGGTTCAACAGAGTGGTAGAAAATATATGCAACTCAGTTAACTGA
- the tgm1l1 gene encoding protein-glutamine gamma-glutamyltransferase K — translation MPGERLTVRTSGVGRFPGAAPPTRVELSIHKEGEQKTEDSACRRWFRKMCPCCCKCQNSNTYDITDKVELVKPPTPIPKLDGLKPENGDSKEMQVMELSVCSVDLLSSKTGTNRQVHHTDLYHSEELIIRRGQMFQIELELNRPFSAETDKLHLNLRTGPLPLVSKGTHVIIPLVDTLDNKRWGAKIEEQNDNKVTLAINSAANAVIGLYGLTVTTSPLKNETPNTYTSSKNIIMLFNPWCTEDTVFLDDEEERKEYVLNDTGRIYYGTEKQIGARTWNFGQFQEGILEGCLFILEKSDMPPSGRGDPVNVVRVISAMINAQDDYGVLIGNWSGNYSDGVSPAAWSSSVEILRKYHSSNGTPVSYGQCWVFSGVTTSVLRCLGIPARSVTNFQSAHDTDVSLTTDVYFDENMEPIDYLNSDSVWNFHVWNDCWMVRPDLPHGHGGWQAVDSTPQETSQGTFRCGPASVTAIRSGQVYLKHDTPFVFAEVNSDKIYWQRNLDGTFSQIHSEKKTVGHFISTKAVGSDERADITHLYKYQEGSEEERIAVETASRFGSKPDVYSTAMAEDVNLEVKMVGEGPRMGADAHLSIVVKNLSSQPRRTTLHSQVAVMYYTGVVKGTIKKEQLPVELLPNEEKIIEWVLPYQQYQNQLVDQAALMLTLSGRVNETKQVLASQTSFRLLTPDLNIMPLGKAVVGKEMAAKITFTNPLPRMLKDVVFRVEGLGLQKGHVVIVGDVSGHSTVTLTEHFIPTQPGSRKLVASLDCKQLTQVHGVADIIVVEQ, via the exons ATGCCAGGTGAGAGGCTGACAGTTCGCACATCAGGTGTAGGGCGCTTTCCTGGTGCAGCCCCGCCCACTAGGGTGGAGTTGTCCATTCATAAGGAAGGGGAACAAAAAACAGAGGACAGTGCTTGCCGCCGCTGGTTTCGGAAAATGTGCCCATGCTGCTGTAAATGTCAGAACAGCAACACCTATGATATCACGGATAAGGTGGAACTGGTCAAACCTCCCACCCCGATTCCGAAACTTGATGGACTAAAACCAGAAAATGGAGACTCAAAGGAAATGCAAG TCATGGAGTTGTCTGTGTGCTCTGTGGATCTGCTGAGCTCCAAAACGGGCACGAACAGACAGGTGCACCACACTGACCTGTACCACTCAGAAGAGCTGATCATCCGCAGAGGACAGATGTTCCAAATAGAACTAGAGCTCAACAGGCCCTTCAGCGCTGAGACTGACAAGCTGCATCTGAATCTGAGAACAG GTCCACTCCCACTGGTTTCCAAAGGGACCCATGTCATCATCCCACTGGTTGATACCTTGGACAATAAACGATGGGGGGCTAAGATTGAAGAGCAGAATGACAACAAGGTTACGTTGGCTATCAATTCTGCGGCCAATGCTGTGATTGGTCTTTATGGTCTGACAGTCACAACTAGTCCCCTGAAAAATGAAACTCCAAATACTTACACCTCAAGCAAGAACATCATCATGCTCTTCAACCCCTGGTGTACAG AGGACACAGTATTCCTGGATGATGAAGAGGAGAGGAAGGAATACGTGTTGAATGACACTGGAAGAATTTACTATGGGACTGAGAAGCAAATTGGTGCTCGCACATGGAACTTTGGTCAG TTTCAAGAGGGAATCTTGGAAGGATGTCtattcattctggaaaagagtGACATGCCTCCATCTGGTCGAGGGGATCCTGTCAATGTTGTCAGGGTCATATCAGCCATG ataaaTGCTCAAGATGATTATGGGGTTCTGATTGGAAATTGGTCAGGGAATTACTCTGACGGAGTGTCTCCTGCTGCGTGGAGCAGCAGTGTGGAGATTCTGAGGAAATACCACTCCTCCAATGGAACACCTGTGTCATATGGGCAATGTTGGGTCTTCTCCGGAGTCACAACATCAG TACTCCGTTGTCTTGGCATACCTGCTCGCAGCGTGACCAACTTCCAGTCTGCTCACGACACTGATGTGTCCCTCACAACAGATGTATATTTTGATGAGAATATGGAGCCAATCGACTACCTCAATAGTGATTCTGTCTG GAATTTCCACGTATGGAATGATTGCTGGATGGTCAGGCCAGACTTGCCCCATGGTCACGGGGGCTGGCAAGCTGTTGACTCCACCCCCCAGGAAACGAGCCAGGGTACCTTCCGCTGTGGCCCCGCTTCTGTCACTGCCATCCGCTCTGGCCAGGTCTACCTCAAACACGACACACCTTTTGTCTTTGCAGAG GTCAACAGTGACAAGATCTACTGGCAAAGGAATCTCGACGGTACGTTCAGCCAGATCCACAGTGAGAAGAAGACTGTTGGCCATTTTATCAGCACAAAAGCAGTTGGATCTGACGAACGAGCTGACATCACTCATCTGTACAAATATCAGGAAG GTTCGGAGGAGGAGCGTATCGCCGTAGAGACTGCCAGTCGTTTTGGCAGCAAGCCAGATGTCTACTCCACGGCCATGGCAGAGGATGTGAACTTGGAGGTGAAGATGGTGGGAGAAGGGCCCAGGATGGGGGCCGATGCCCACCTGAGCATCGTGGTGAAGAACTTAAGCTCTCAGCCACGTAGAACTACACTACACAGTCAGGTGGCTGTCATGTACTACACTGGTGTTGTGAAGGGCACCATCAAGAAGGAGCAGTTGCCAGTGGAGCTCTTGCCCAATGAAG AAAAGATCATTGAGTGGGTTTTGCCTTATCAACAATACCAGAACCAGCTGGTGGATCAGGCAGCACTGATGCTGACATTGTCCGGAAGAGTCAACGAAACCAAGCAAGTGTTGGCCAGCCAGACCTCCTTCAGGCTCCTTACGCCTGATCTCAACATCATG CCTTTGGGGAAAGCTGTGGTTGGTAAGGAAATGGCAGCCAAGATCACGTTCACCAACCCGCTGCCAAGAATGCTGAAGGACGTGGTCTTCAGAGTGGAAGGACTGGGTCTGCAGAAAGGCCACGTCGTGATTGTAGG TGATGTCAGTGGTCACTCGACCGTGACACTGACAGAACACTTCATCCCGACCCAACCGGGGTCCAGGAAACTGGTGGCATCTCTTGACTGCAAACAGCTAACACAAGTGCACGGAGTGGCTGACATCATTGTCGTTGAACAGTGA